The sequence below is a genomic window from Betaproteobacteria bacterium.
CATGTAATATTTGATCGCCGAATACAGTTCGTCGACCGTATCGTCAAGTTTGCGCAGGTCCCCTGCCATCTTCAGGTCGTTGTCCCTGATCACAGGCAGGATGCCGTTGAGCATGGTTTCAACAACATCGGCCTGGTGGAGTGCTTCGCGGGCTGCGCATGAGATTGCCAGCGACGGCGTTGCCAAGGCGACCGGATCGAGATGGCGCGGACGACCGCTCCTACCGGGCTTGTCCGGCGTCGGCCACCAGGCTTCCAGGCGCCGTGCCATGGATTGGGTAAACATCAGGAATCCCATTGCAATCGCCGTATTCAAGGCGAGGTGAAACATGACAACGGCCTGTTGCGGGTGGTTGAAAAGCGCGGGTATCTCGCGAATGAGCAGGCCAATGAAGGGGGCCGCCGCGAGGCATCCCGCGAGCTTGAAGATAAAGTTGCCCAGCGGCACGCGGCGCGATTCAACGGGTGACTTCGCGGTGGTGATCATCGCGAGGAGGCCGCTGCCGAGGTTGGCGCCCAGTACGAGGCCCAGCGCAACATCCAGCGGCACCACGCCCGAGGCGGCAAGTGTCGCCGTCAGTAACACGATGGCCAGGCTGGAATACGCCAACAGTGTGAGCGCCGCGCCCACCGTCATGTCCAGCAGAATATCGCTGGTCAGCGAAGTCAACATCAGTCTGACACTGGCCGACTGCATCAGCGGATGGGTTGCCTGCACGATGAGCTGCAATGCAAGGATGATGAGTCCGATGCCGATCAGGACGCGGCCCACCTGGCCGGTCGTGGTGCCCTGGCGAGAGATAAACAGGACAACACCGGAGAAAATCAGCAATGGTGACAGCCAGGAGAGGTCGAAGGAAAATACCACCGTCATCAGGCTGGTGCCAATGTCCGCGCCGAGCATGATCGCCAGCGCGGACGCCAGCGTGATCACGCCGTTCGCGACGAAGGAGGAGACAATCAGCCCGGTGGCGGTGCTGCTCTGCACGAGCGCGGTAACGCCCAGTCCTGCCGCCGCCGCGCTCATTCGATGGCGAACACTATTTGAAAGTACCCGCCGGAGATTGCCGCCGAGCACGCGCAGAATGCCGGTACGCACAATATGCGTGCCCCAGACGAGAAGCGCGATAGCCGCCAGCAGGTTCAATAAATGCTGCATCAGAAATAATGCTCATTCACCACGGCAGCGAGTAGGTCTTGGTATTGGTGAAGCTCTTCATCGCCTCTTGCACACCTTCCTTGTAGCCCAGGCCTGAATCCTTGATGCCGCCAAATGGTGTGAGCTCGAGACGATAGCCGGGCACCTCGCGCACATTTACCGAGCCGACGTGCAACTCGGCGATGAAGCGCGTAATGTAATCGAGGCGGTTAGTGCAAACTGACGATGAGAGTCCGTACGCTGTTCCATTGGAAATGCGGATGGCTTCATCGATATTCGCAAATCGAATGATCGGCGACACCGGACCGAAAGTCTCCTCTCTAACAATCGTCATCTCCGGGCGCACCTGATCAATGACGGTCGGCGCATACAGCGCTCCCTGTCGCTGATTACCGACCAGCAGCCGTGCGCCTGCCGCGATTGCCTCATTGACCCGAGACTCAAACATGCGCGCGGCCGTTTCATCGATTACCGTACCCATGTCGTTGACGGCATCAAGGGGATCGCCAAATTTCCACGAGCGGGTCTTTTCAACGACCAGATCCGTAAATTGATCGGCAACCTGCTGATGCACCAGCATGCGTTTAATGGCGGTGCAGCGTTGCCCGGAGTTCTTGTACGAACCTTGCACGGCTAACGACGAGGCTTCATCCAGATCGGCATCCTCCATCACGATGATGGGGTCATTGCCGCCCAGCTCCAGCACGATGCGCCGGTAACCGGCCTTGCCCGCGATGTATTTGCCGATGGCAACGCCACCAGTGAAAGTCACCAGGTCCACATGCGCGTTGGTGATAAGCTCATCCGCAATTTCGCGAGGGTCGCCGGTGACCACGGAAAACATTTCCGGCGGCAACCCGGCCTCGTAAAGAATATCAGCCAGCAGCAGGGCAGAGAACGGCACTTTCTCCGACGGCTTCAAGACCATGCGATTGTTGGTGGCAATTGAAGGCACGACCTTATGCGC
It includes:
- a CDS encoding Na/Pi cotransporter family protein, which gives rise to MQHLLNLLAAIALLVWGTHIVRTGILRVLGGNLRRVLSNSVRHRMSAAAAGLGVTALVQSSTATGLIVSSFVANGVITLASALAIMLGADIGTSLMTVVFSFDLSWLSPLLIFSGVVLFISRQGTTTGQVGRVLIGIGLIILALQLIVQATHPLMQSASVRLMLTSLTSDILLDMTVGAALTLLAYSSLAIVLLTATLAASGVVPLDVALGLVLGANLGSGLLAMITTAKSPVESRRVPLGNFIFKLAGCLAAAPFIGLLIREIPALFNHPQQAVVMFHLALNTAIAMGFLMFTQSMARRLEAWWPTPDKPGRSGRPRHLDPVALATPSLAISCAAREALHQADVVETMLNGILPVIRDNDLKMAGDLRKLDDTVDELYSAIKYYMTKISREALEEKESRRWTDIISFTINMEQIGDIVERVLIDIEDKKIKPQRNLSDAGMAEICELHARLVDNLRLGMGVFLNGNLRDAQKLLEEKARFRDLERSYASAHLERLSDNTTSSIETSSLHIDLISELRRINSLICSIAYPILESAGVLAASRLKTSDN
- the phnY gene encoding phosphonoacetaldehyde dehydrogenase — its product is MTMDSEFFRREGMRIAGKIVGVDRSSERSIAISNPHTGQCIGSVPKATADEIRAAFSTAAAYRSRLTRFDRANILDRAAAMVRIRTAEIAAVITAESGLCLKDSTYEVGRVADVLGFGANEVLKDDGQIFSCDLTPHGKKRRVYTQRDPLLGVISAITPFNHPMNQVAHKVVPSIATNNRMVLKPSEKVPFSALLLADILYEAGLPPEMFSVVTGDPREIADELITNAHVDLVTFTGGVAIGKYIAGKAGYRRIVLELGGNDPIIVMEDADLDEASSLAVQGSYKNSGQRCTAIKRMLVHQQVADQFTDLVVEKTRSWKFGDPLDAVNDMGTVIDETAARMFESRVNEAIAAGARLLVGNQRQGALYAPTVIDQVRPEMTIVREETFGPVSPIIRFANIDEAIRISNGTAYGLSSSVCTNRLDYITRFIAELHVGSVNVREVPGYRLELTPFGGIKDSGLGYKEGVQEAMKSFTNTKTYSLPW